The proteins below are encoded in one region of Thermococcus peptonophilus:
- the cas2 gene encoding CRISPR-associated endonuclease Cas2 yields the protein MVYDVSVDRVNKVKKFLRQHLHWVQNSVFEGEVTLAEFERIQEGIKELINKDEDSVIIYKLRSMPQRETIGIEKNPIEDII from the coding sequence ATCGTCTACGATGTCTCAGTTGACCGGGTTAACAAGGTAAAGAAATTTCTGCGCCAGCACCTCCACTGGGTTCAGAACAGCGTTTTTGAGGGCGAAGTCACCCTGGCCGAGTTTGAGCGCATACAAGAGGGAATAAAAGAGCTAATCAATAAGGATGAGGACTCGGTTATAATATATAAACTCCGCTCGATGCCGCAGAGGGAGACAATAGGGATAGAAAAGAATCCGATTGAGGATATTATCTGA
- a CDS encoding GNAT family N-acetyltransferase: MIVRGKVTGNEIPRFKHRWFGVLDVDAGEKYRLYMTGNAAQWFLTGDEVEIEVLGKPKERNGVKVLDFDDYRLWKFYNGEKIPVWPLWEKELEAKRYSPLTGELLYTYKIRAREAKYESDFEAIAELEQYHYASQKEKVALWRCENGHIFEANTKQACPVCGSEDVHILEIKGSTPASRFLILELVEREEYEPRILSYVRVDPPIPLMHRRLPNGEIEKNIRERVFPEDWFHPAFWPERIMRELYEELKKKYKKRVARSYLWEEAKWKALKETNTAGARIARVVVHPDYRSDGLGQLSVKAALEWIAERRIPEMRKRKHIVETIAQMARYNPFFEKVGFKFLWETASGRPVLFYPLTEEAREYIERFLKEDPHAPKDGRLWRPSYGKVEPLSGPIAFKDVSKVFESELDVKGLPKEIRELLEAFGVRHRVIQRPVLRNLNFEIKPGELIAVVGASGAGKTTLLRLILGAANGWWEERFRPTTGEIEVPKNVKVSVMIPGEFEPSFGTESILEHVYRKIGDLNAAVEVLNRAGLSDAVLYRAKYSELSTGQKERARIASLLAEKPNLLLIDEFAAHLDTLTAMRVTRKVAEIIREAGITALIITHRPEVLKALDPDRVLFVGYGTARVQSAQSTSKKAEPSQ, translated from the coding sequence ATGATAGTGCGAGGAAAGGTCACTGGAAACGAAATCCCGAGGTTCAAGCACCGCTGGTTCGGCGTTCTTGATGTTGATGCCGGAGAGAAGTACAGGCTCTATATGACTGGAAACGCAGCCCAGTGGTTTCTGACCGGTGACGAGGTTGAGATTGAAGTCCTCGGAAAGCCGAAGGAAAGAAACGGCGTTAAGGTTCTTGACTTCGACGACTACCGTCTTTGGAAGTTCTACAACGGCGAGAAGATCCCGGTCTGGCCCCTCTGGGAGAAGGAGCTTGAAGCAAAGCGCTATTCTCCGCTGACGGGCGAGCTCCTCTATACCTACAAAATCCGGGCGAGAGAAGCTAAATACGAGTCCGACTTCGAGGCGATAGCCGAGCTCGAGCAGTACCACTACGCGAGCCAGAAGGAGAAGGTAGCGCTGTGGCGCTGTGAGAACGGCCACATCTTCGAGGCTAACACGAAGCAGGCCTGTCCCGTCTGTGGGAGCGAGGATGTCCACATACTCGAAATCAAGGGCTCAACTCCGGCCTCACGCTTCCTGATCCTCGAGCTCGTTGAGAGAGAGGAGTACGAGCCGAGGATTCTCAGCTACGTCCGCGTTGACCCGCCTATACCTCTAATGCACCGCAGACTGCCGAACGGAGAAATCGAGAAGAACATCCGCGAGAGGGTCTTCCCAGAGGACTGGTTCCACCCGGCATTCTGGCCGGAGAGGATAATGCGCGAGCTCTACGAGGAGCTGAAGAAGAAGTACAAGAAGAGGGTTGCCCGCTCGTACCTCTGGGAGGAGGCCAAGTGGAAGGCTCTGAAGGAGACGAACACCGCGGGGGCGAGGATAGCCAGGGTTGTAGTTCATCCCGACTACCGCTCCGACGGCCTCGGCCAGCTGAGCGTTAAGGCCGCGCTCGAGTGGATAGCCGAGCGCAGAATTCCGGAGATGAGGAAGAGGAAGCACATAGTCGAGACAATAGCCCAGATGGCCCGCTACAACCCGTTCTTCGAGAAGGTTGGCTTCAAGTTCCTCTGGGAGACTGCAAGCGGAAGACCCGTGCTCTTCTACCCGCTGACCGAGGAGGCGAGGGAGTACATAGAACGCTTCCTGAAGGAAGACCCGCACGCCCCAAAGGACGGAAGGCTCTGGCGTCCGAGCTACGGAAAGGTCGAGCCTCTGAGCGGGCCGATAGCCTTTAAAGACGTCAGCAAGGTCTTCGAGAGTGAGCTCGACGTGAAGGGTCTTCCAAAGGAGATAAGGGAGCTTTTGGAGGCGTTCGGCGTCAGGCACCGCGTCATCCAGAGGCCCGTCCTTCGGAACCTCAACTTCGAGATAAAACCCGGCGAGCTCATAGCGGTCGTGGGTGCGAGCGGAGCTGGAAAGACCACCCTCCTGAGGCTAATTTTGGGGGCGGCCAACGGCTGGTGGGAGGAGCGCTTCAGGCCGACGACTGGAGAGATAGAAGTCCCCAAGAACGTTAAGGTCTCCGTTATGATACCCGGTGAGTTCGAGCCGAGCTTTGGGACTGAGAGCATACTTGAGCACGTTTACAGGAAGATAGGCGACCTTAACGCGGCAGTTGAAGTCCTTAACAGGGCTGGACTGAGCGACGCAGTCCTCTACAGGGCGAAGTACTCCGAACTGAGCACGGGGCAGAAGGAGAGGGCTAGAATAGCCTCGCTCCTCGCTGAGAAACCTAATCTACTCCTCATAGACGAGTTCGCGGCACACCTTGACACTCTAACGGCCATGAGGGTTACAAGGAAAGTTGCCGAGATAATCCGAGAGGCTGGAATAACCGCGCTCATAATCACCCACAGGCCGGAAGTCCTAAAGGCCCTTGATCCGGACAGGGTGCTCTTCGTCGGCTACGGAACCGCGAGGGTTCAGAGCGCGCAGAGCACGTCGAAGAAAGCCGAACCGAGCCAGTGA
- a CDS encoding DUF4139 domain-containing protein has product MEKKWVLAAGAVVILLLAVFSFQNEQAVDGGTAVVLYNSMSMGVVEKTLTLELNEGINNVPLKKLEGLNVGEVTIMPPEGVEVLGIFSRDTTEDAYSANVGRDVEVKLDTGETIEGKFYGLKDGKLVVEGEDYYLIDPAKVVYFKASSLDESSVYATLRAEETGEYNVTLIYRVEGMNWKSRYKLYMGETAKLQGYVVITNPTAVELESADVLLVAGDVQLYYALPGTREVYSLSEKASQVTVSEPQKLGAFYVYTLGTANINPSSTMVYPYVSMEVPFQREYLYESWPTDGESPVYESISFKTDKVLPAGIVEVYRESEGRALLIGERSIEHTPKGDVVRISIGRDYDLKGRTTVLDVQRSDHRTYYKIKIEIENFGNETKTVIIRHHKTGKLLSSSVEPINETASYVEFNLLLNSGEKKEVVFEYEAEY; this is encoded by the coding sequence ATGGAGAAAAAGTGGGTTCTTGCCGCTGGCGCCGTCGTGATTCTTCTGCTGGCAGTCTTCTCGTTTCAGAATGAGCAGGCGGTTGACGGGGGAACGGCGGTTGTCCTTTACAACTCCATGAGTATGGGGGTAGTTGAGAAAACGCTAACCCTTGAACTAAATGAGGGCATAAACAACGTTCCCCTAAAGAAGCTAGAGGGCCTCAACGTTGGAGAAGTTACTATCATGCCTCCCGAGGGGGTTGAAGTTCTCGGAATATTCAGCAGGGATACAACCGAAGATGCCTACAGCGCCAACGTTGGAAGGGACGTTGAGGTAAAGCTGGACACCGGAGAAACAATCGAGGGGAAGTTCTATGGCCTCAAAGACGGAAAGCTGGTGGTTGAGGGTGAGGACTACTACCTGATCGACCCGGCAAAGGTCGTTTACTTTAAGGCCTCAAGCCTTGACGAGTCGAGCGTTTATGCCACTCTTCGGGCAGAGGAAACGGGCGAGTACAACGTCACCTTAATCTACCGCGTCGAGGGAATGAACTGGAAGAGCAGATACAAGCTGTACATGGGAGAAACAGCGAAACTCCAGGGATACGTCGTCATAACCAACCCCACTGCTGTTGAGCTTGAAAGCGCGGACGTCCTTCTCGTTGCGGGCGATGTTCAGCTTTACTATGCCCTGCCAGGGACGAGGGAAGTTTACTCCCTTTCCGAAAAGGCCTCTCAAGTCACTGTCAGCGAACCGCAGAAGCTCGGAGCGTTCTACGTCTACACGCTTGGAACGGCCAACATAAACCCGTCGAGCACGATGGTCTATCCCTACGTATCAATGGAAGTCCCGTTCCAGAGGGAGTACCTTTACGAGAGCTGGCCCACCGACGGAGAGAGTCCGGTTTACGAGTCGATCTCGTTCAAAACAGATAAAGTTCTTCCGGCGGGCATCGTGGAAGTCTACCGCGAAAGCGAGGGAAGGGCCCTGCTGATTGGCGAGAGAAGCATAGAGCACACGCCGAAGGGTGACGTTGTGAGAATAAGCATCGGCAGAGACTACGACCTCAAGGGCAGAACAACCGTGCTGGACGTTCAGCGGAGCGACCACAGGACGTATTACAAGATAAAGATAGAGATCGAGAACTTTGGGAACGAGACTAAAACAGTCATAATCAGGCACCACAAGACCGGGAAGCTCCTGAGTTCAAGCGTTGAACCCATTAACGAGACCGCCAGCTACGTGGAGTTCAACCTCCTTCTGAACTCGGGAGAAAAGAAGGAAGTAGTCTTTGAGTACGAGGCAGAGTATTAG
- a CDS encoding heparan-alpha-glucosaminide N-acetyltransferase, with protein MLGAEVYGRGRYWEIDLLRGVGITMMIVSNFVTDLQLFLGYNEHRMFWLLFAIATATIFVFTSGLSFWVSYSRALKRSSSPYTKYFRRFLKLFGLGMIITLITSFLPERMTIHFGILHFLGAAALLGIPFYRFGITNIIWALFFLLGYFLVRNIHDGIFLLPLGIMPKDYFAPDYFPIFPWFGVYLLGMAGGSFFYPNGTRKRHLPLPQSPAVHFLTFMGRHTLKVYLIHQPIFVGLLRLLYGPIPGLPF; from the coding sequence ATGCTGGGCGCTGAGGTGTATGGAAGGGGACGCTACTGGGAGATAGACCTGCTTAGAGGAGTAGGCATAACGATGATGATAGTCTCGAACTTTGTGACTGATCTACAGCTTTTTCTGGGTTACAATGAACACCGGATGTTCTGGCTTCTCTTTGCGATTGCCACGGCAACGATATTCGTTTTTACTTCAGGTCTCTCCTTCTGGGTGAGCTATTCAAGGGCCCTGAAGCGAAGCTCTTCCCCCTACACCAAGTATTTCAGGCGCTTTCTCAAGCTCTTCGGTCTCGGGATGATCATAACTCTCATCACTTCCTTCCTTCCCGAAAGAATGACGATACACTTTGGGATTCTTCACTTTCTCGGTGCAGCGGCTCTTCTTGGTATTCCGTTTTACAGGTTCGGCATAACAAACATAATTTGGGCGTTGTTTTTCCTTCTTGGGTATTTTCTCGTAAGGAACATCCACGATGGCATTTTTCTCCTTCCCCTGGGCATTATGCCCAAGGATTACTTTGCCCCTGACTACTTCCCTATATTCCCATGGTTCGGTGTCTACCTGCTTGGAATGGCTGGGGGGAGCTTTTTCTATCCAAACGGGACAAGAAAACGACACCTTCCCCTTCCTCAAAGTCCAGCGGTTCACTTCCTGACCTTTATGGGCAGGCATACCCTGAAGGTGTACCTCATCCACCAGCCAATCTTTGTTGGGCTTTTGAGGCTTCTCTATGGCCCAATCCCCGGTCTTCCGTTTTGA
- the mrtA gene encoding CPBP family archaeomyxosortase MrtA yields the protein MREVLLFILLLPLSFVPWLIHTSFWEHVAIVSLFYLLIPAVVSRLMGFQWGEVGISLPNKVGIKLFAVLFLASVPLSIYGKSIPEMRSYYPVFPYSSVFDFILGELAMGITMLAHEAFYRGFLLFPLAKKNEWLAVILQNLPYTIVHIGKPRIEVPYAFVAGIIFAKMDLKGESFVPSFLLHWLGSAFFDVLCAL from the coding sequence TTGAGGGAAGTTTTGCTCTTCATACTTTTACTGCCCCTCAGCTTCGTCCCCTGGCTTATTCATACCTCTTTCTGGGAGCACGTTGCCATAGTCAGCCTCTTTTACCTCCTAATTCCGGCGGTAGTCTCAAGACTTATGGGCTTCCAGTGGGGAGAAGTCGGCATAAGTCTACCAAACAAGGTCGGTATAAAGCTCTTTGCCGTTCTCTTTTTGGCTTCAGTCCCACTGAGTATCTACGGGAAAAGCATCCCCGAGATGAGGTCTTACTATCCGGTTTTTCCGTATTCAAGCGTTTTTGACTTCATTCTGGGCGAGCTTGCCATGGGGATTACAATGCTGGCCCACGAGGCTTTTTATCGAGGCTTTCTTCTTTTCCCTCTGGCAAAAAAGAACGAGTGGCTGGCCGTAATCCTCCAGAACCTCCCCTACACAATAGTCCACATCGGAAAGCCCAGGATAGAAGTCCCTTATGCGTTCGTTGCGGGCATTATTTTTGCAAAAATGGACTTAAAAGGAGAAAGCTTCGTCCCAAGCTTCCTCCTTCACTGGCTCGGTTCGGCTTTCTTCGACGTGCTCTGCGCGCTCTGA
- the cysS gene encoding cysteine--tRNA ligase: MGIKIYNTLTRQKEEFKPLRDGEVRMYVCGPTVYDYTHIGHARTYIAFDVIRRYLEHKGYTVLMVMNFTDIDDKIIKRANETGEDPKELAEKFLRYFLEDMKALKVKPADIYPRVTEHIQDIIDFIRKLQEKGYAYEGSDGVYFEVKKFKDYGKLSKIKLEDLVKGARVEPGEGKKNPEDFALWKKAKPGEPKWESPWGEGRPGWHIECSTMSTKYLGESFDIHGGGSDLIFPHHENEIAQTEACTGHEWVRYWMHTGFLMVNGEKMSKSLGNFVTIREALQRYDPEVIRLFVLQRHYRSPLDYTEEGLEHAKNNLERLYNTLENIRVAMERAEIAFKWGEEEFEAYEAIKNGRKKFYDAMDDDFNTAEALKAVFEVSNAVNRYLTQVEKPKESILRKAWEFFKMVSEVFGIFEDYFREQKAGEEEALVKLLIEVRAQLRKERKFDLADKIRDELRSLGIQLEDTPQGTVWKRIKV; the protein is encoded by the coding sequence ATGGGGATCAAAATCTACAACACCCTGACGAGGCAGAAAGAGGAGTTCAAGCCTTTGAGAGACGGCGAGGTCAGGATGTACGTCTGCGGGCCAACCGTTTACGATTACACCCACATCGGCCACGCGAGGACTTACATAGCCTTCGACGTGATAAGGCGCTACCTCGAGCACAAGGGCTACACGGTTCTGATGGTCATGAACTTCACCGACATAGACGATAAGATCATCAAGCGCGCGAATGAGACCGGCGAAGACCCGAAGGAGCTGGCGGAGAAGTTTCTGAGGTACTTCCTCGAGGATATGAAGGCTTTGAAGGTCAAGCCTGCCGACATCTACCCGCGCGTCACCGAGCACATCCAGGACATCATAGACTTCATAAGGAAGCTCCAGGAGAAGGGCTACGCCTATGAGGGAAGTGATGGAGTTTACTTTGAGGTCAAGAAGTTCAAGGACTACGGAAAGCTCAGCAAGATAAAGCTGGAAGACCTCGTTAAGGGCGCGCGCGTTGAGCCCGGCGAGGGCAAGAAGAACCCGGAGGACTTTGCCCTCTGGAAGAAGGCCAAACCAGGGGAGCCAAAGTGGGAGAGCCCCTGGGGCGAGGGAAGGCCCGGCTGGCACATAGAGTGCTCAACGATGAGCACGAAGTACCTCGGCGAGAGCTTCGACATCCACGGCGGAGGAAGCGACCTAATCTTCCCGCACCACGAGAACGAGATAGCCCAGACGGAAGCGTGCACCGGCCACGAGTGGGTTCGCTACTGGATGCACACGGGCTTCCTGATGGTGAACGGCGAGAAGATGAGCAAGAGCCTCGGCAACTTCGTGACGATCAGGGAAGCACTCCAGCGCTACGACCCGGAGGTAATAAGGCTTTTCGTCCTGCAGAGGCACTACCGCTCGCCGCTCGATTACACTGAGGAGGGCCTTGAGCATGCCAAGAACAACCTTGAGCGCCTGTATAACACGCTTGAGAACATCCGCGTGGCGATGGAGAGGGCGGAGATAGCTTTTAAGTGGGGGGAGGAAGAGTTCGAGGCCTACGAGGCCATAAAGAACGGCAGGAAGAAGTTCTACGATGCAATGGACGACGACTTCAACACGGCTGAGGCCCTCAAAGCGGTCTTCGAGGTCAGCAACGCCGTCAACCGCTACCTCACCCAGGTCGAGAAACCAAAGGAGAGCATCCTTCGGAAGGCCTGGGAGTTCTTTAAGATGGTGAGCGAGGTCTTCGGAATCTTCGAGGACTACTTCAGGGAGCAGAAGGCTGGCGAAGAAGAAGCCCTGGTAAAGCTCCTCATCGAAGTCCGCGCCCAGCTCAGAAAGGAGAGGAAGTTCGATCTCGCCGATAAGATTAGGGACGAGTTGAGAAGCCTCGGAATCCAGCTTGAGGACACGCCGCAGGGGACTGTTTGGAAGAGAATTAAAGTTTAA
- a CDS encoding FKBP-type peptidyl-prolyl cis-trans isomerase, which translates to MTKVQKGDVIRLKYTGRIKETGEIFDTTEEEIAKEAGIYKENGVYGPVPIAVGAGHVIQGLDEQLEGLEVGKKYEIEVPPEKGFGKRDPKLIKTFTLGQFRRQGIIPFPGMPVEIETEGGRKLRGRVLTVSGGRVRVDFNHPYAGKHLVYEVEIVEKIEDPIEKVKALIELRLPRIDPNKVVIEVGEKDVVVDFTSVKDDVDKGTLVLGELLLEGDLKFLGYEEVKFRPSVDELLKPPETEEGEAAEREAGEATEAAEEREEAPEQEAAEEATEEKTEESVETEEAGEEMEEESEETSEKAEEVEEEKPKKSTKGRKTRRTTRKKSTTKKKAKAAEEKSEAEAENPEDSE; encoded by the coding sequence ATGACCAAGGTTCAGAAGGGTGACGTTATCAGGCTCAAGTACACCGGAAGGATAAAGGAGACCGGTGAAATATTTGATACAACCGAAGAGGAGATCGCAAAGGAAGCTGGAATCTACAAGGAGAACGGCGTTTATGGGCCCGTCCCAATAGCCGTCGGTGCTGGTCACGTGATCCAGGGCCTTGACGAGCAGCTTGAGGGCCTTGAGGTCGGGAAGAAGTATGAAATCGAGGTTCCGCCCGAGAAGGGCTTCGGAAAGCGCGATCCCAAACTCATCAAGACCTTCACCCTCGGTCAGTTCAGGAGGCAGGGCATCATACCCTTCCCGGGAATGCCCGTCGAGATAGAGACCGAGGGCGGCAGGAAGCTCAGGGGCAGGGTTCTGACGGTGAGTGGTGGCCGCGTCAGGGTTGACTTCAACCATCCCTACGCGGGCAAACACCTCGTTTACGAGGTCGAGATCGTCGAGAAGATTGAGGACCCGATTGAGAAGGTCAAGGCCCTCATCGAGCTTCGCCTGCCCAGGATTGATCCGAATAAGGTCGTCATAGAGGTCGGCGAGAAGGACGTTGTCGTTGACTTCACCTCTGTTAAGGACGATGTTGACAAGGGCACCCTCGTTCTCGGCGAGCTCCTTCTCGAGGGCGACCTCAAGTTCCTTGGTTACGAGGAAGTCAAGTTCAGGCCTAGCGTTGACGAGCTCCTCAAGCCACCGGAGACCGAGGAAGGCGAGGCTGCTGAGAGAGAAGCCGGTGAGGCAACCGAAGCTGCTGAAGAGAGAGAAGAGGCACCCGAACAGGAAGCCGCCGAAGAGGCCACCGAGGAAAAGACCGAGGAGAGCGTAGAGACTGAAGAGGCCGGGGAAGAAATGGAGGAGGAAAGCGAAGAGACCTCAGAAAAGGCTGAAGAGGTTGAGGAAGAAAAGCCCAAGAAGAGCACCAAGGGCAGGAAGACGAGGAGAACCACGAGGAAGAAGAGCACAACCAAGAAGAAGGCCAAGGCAGCCGAAGAGAAGAGCGAAGCCGAGGCTGAAAACCCAGAGGACTCCGAGTGA
- a CDS encoding acetate--CoA ligase family protein: protein MDRIAKAREIIEKAKAENRPLVEPEAKEILRLYGVPVPDFKVATNEEEAVQFAREIGYPVVMKIVSPQIIHKSDAGGVKVNIKNDEEARQAFRTIMENAKNYKPDADLWGVIIYKMLPLGKEVIVGMIRDPQFGPAIMFGLGGIFVEILKDVSFRVAPISKEEALEMIKEIKAYPILAGARGEKPVDIEALADIIVKVGELALELPEIRELDINPIFAYEDSAVAVDARMLL from the coding sequence ATGGACAGGATCGCAAAGGCAAGAGAGATAATTGAGAAGGCCAAGGCCGAAAACAGGCCGCTCGTCGAGCCGGAGGCTAAGGAGATTCTCAGGCTCTACGGTGTCCCGGTTCCGGACTTCAAGGTCGCCACCAACGAGGAGGAGGCCGTTCAGTTCGCTCGCGAAATCGGCTACCCGGTCGTTATGAAGATCGTTTCTCCGCAGATCATCCACAAGAGCGACGCCGGCGGTGTCAAGGTCAACATCAAGAACGACGAAGAGGCAAGGCAGGCCTTCAGAACCATTATGGAGAATGCGAAGAACTACAAGCCGGACGCCGACCTCTGGGGCGTCATAATCTACAAGATGCTCCCGCTTGGTAAGGAGGTCATCGTCGGTATGATCCGCGACCCGCAGTTCGGTCCGGCCATCATGTTCGGTCTCGGTGGCATCTTCGTCGAGATACTCAAGGACGTTTCCTTCCGCGTTGCCCCGATAAGCAAGGAAGAGGCACTTGAGATGATAAAGGAGATCAAGGCCTACCCGATCTTAGCCGGAGCGCGTGGCGAGAAGCCGGTTGACATTGAAGCCCTGGCCGACATCATCGTCAAGGTCGGCGAGCTCGCCCTCGAGCTTCCCGAGATAAGGGAGCTCGACATCAACCCGATCTTCGCATACGAGGACTCTGCCGTTGCAGTCGACGCGAGGATGCTTCTCTGA